The DNA region TGCCCACCACGTCGGCCCGGTACTCCGTGTCATCGTCGGTCAGGTTGACCCGGATCTTGTCGGCCCCTTCGATGACGTGGTAGTTGGTGATGATGTAGCCGTCTTCGGTGATGATGAAGCCCGACCCGCCGGAGTCCTCGCGGCGAGGCTCCTCACGGCCCGGCCGGCGGCGGTTGTCGGGTCCGAAGAAGAACTCGAACGGACTATGAAACGGGGTGCCGCCGCCCCCCTTGTTGGAGTCGACCATCTCCGTCGAAATGATGCTGACCACCGCCGGGTTGACCTTTTCGACGATGTCGGCGAACGACGGATAACCGGGCCGGCTGGTGGCGCCCCCCAGCTGGGCGGGCACCGGCGCGGGCGCCAGCTTCAGCGAGGCGGGCCGCATCTCCGGCTCGGCGAGCGAGACGGGAGAGAGCCGGACGCCGCCCGCCAGGACCATTCCGAACAGAATGGAGGCGGCGGCGACGAGTGAAAATGTCACGAGTTGGGCCTTCTTTTTCATGGAAGAGCTTGCTCCTTCGGTTTTTATTCGCATCACGAGGCGTGCGGTTTAAGTATAGGTCGCAAGGGCGCTTACTTCAAGGCACTTTTGCAAGGGAACTCCTTGAAATGCTTGCGGGACGGGGGCTAGGCGTCAGGAGCCCGCCGGACGTCCGCCGCCGTTCTCCCGGGAGGCTCCCGGGAGAAGAATGGCCGCCACCTCCTTGAGCAGCTTCGAGATGTCGACCGGCTTCGAAAAGACCCGCCGAATCCCCAGCCGGCGGGCCTCCTCCAGAATCTCCGGAGTGGCGAAAGCGGTCACCAGAAGGCAGGCAGCGTCGAAATCCCGTTTCCTGAGACTCCTGAGGACTTCCAGGCCGTTCGGCCCGGGCATTCGATAGTCCAGAATCACGACGCGGGCGTCGCGATGGTTCTCGAGGTTCTTCTCGGCCGCGGCGCCGCTCGGCTCGAGCCACGGAGCGTAACCAGCGCGCTGGAACAGGCGCTCGTAGCAGCGCCGTACTGCCGGATCGTCCTCGATGATCAGGATCTTGCCCTGCATCGCCGCGTTGCGCTCCCGGGGTCCTCTGGAAGGACAGCAACCGTCGTGCCAGACAGCGGCGGCTGGGCCGGCCGCGCAACTGCCTGCTGAAAATAGGCTTGCTGAAAGGGGCTGGAATCCGGAGCGCGGAGCAGCGTCAAAATGGCTTCGTTCGGGCGTCATTCTCCCGGCTCGCCGTATTCCTTGAGCTTTCTCTGGAGGGTCCGCAGGCCGATCCCGAGGATTTCCGCGGCGCGCGTCCGGTTTCCCTCCGTTTCCTTGAGGGTCCGCAGGATCGCTTCGCGCTCGATCTCCTCCATCGTGGTGCCGGGCCCGGAGGGGGATGCGCCGGAGGCCGCCGCCGGTTCCTGCGGAGCCGCGTGCCGGTAGGCCTCGGGAAGGTCCCAGACGTCGATCACCGGGCGGGTCGCCATGACGACCAGCGACTCGATCAGGTTCCGCAGCTCGCGGACGTT from Candidatus Polarisedimenticolia bacterium includes:
- a CDS encoding response regulator, with product MQGKILIIEDDPAVRRCYERLFQRAGYAPWLEPSGAAAEKNLENHRDARVVILDYRMPGPNGLEVLRSLRKRDFDAACLLVTAFATPEILEEARRLGIRRVFSKPVDISKLLKEVAAILLPGASRENGGGRPAGS